The following proteins are co-located in the Callithrix jacchus isolate 240 chromosome 10, calJac240_pri, whole genome shotgun sequence genome:
- the LOC103796120 gene encoding uncharacterized protein LOC103796120, producing the protein MGMKAAVRLACCGGFQCSRLTGTEHSGSVQQMFVEHLLHKRHHASPGEYYYQQGTFAVPEKWRRQSPSQLGSICRSVLLSRRFQP; encoded by the exons atggggatgaaGGCTGCTGTGAGGCTTGCGTGTTGTGGAGGGTTTCAATGCAGTCGCCTGACAGGTACTGAGCATTCAGGAAGTG TCCAGCAGATGTTTGTTGAGCACCTGTTACATAAAAGGCATCATGCCAGCCCAGGAGAATATTATTACCAGCAAGGCACATTTGCAGTCCCTGAGAAGTGGAGACGTCAGAGCCCCAGCCAGCTAGGCAGTATCTGCCGGTCAGTGCTGCTGTCAAG